In the Mytilus trossulus isolate FHL-02 chromosome 1, PNRI_Mtr1.1.1.hap1, whole genome shotgun sequence genome, one interval contains:
- the LOC134683317 gene encoding uncharacterized protein LOC134683317 isoform X2 — protein MQKIFSAYCDIVFVDATYKLNDLRMPLYVIMIEDSLGQSEVAAICLLNSEEKPVLQHLIKCFQKHNPDSSGIKVIMADKDIVERDVFKEEFPDASLLICKFHVLRTFNREITTEKMGISSAQRYVALELIQKLVHSSSEEDYNANLKLIETTCPRQIFNYIDTNWHNIRNEWVLGLTYFEGSLMNTTNNRIESFNQKLKQVIKLYSGLDLFFENFISLIGTLRNERDYKGSVEIQKVPVHIKAMNTTSAEYKYSQLLTGYASYFVIDELKKARKMETIFKTTNSTSHSDDDMELNTNSCTCNFRKSMGLPCKHIFFARLIISIELYDTELCVSRWTRSYYRENTRLFSTMVSSSKKFCNSSSNVSQVVYTRNTTLHVLSENQKYKKAFFVAQNLAAACSAVGMKEFVSRIKLLTEIEELWKNNHTVEVEESCTESSAKAEPVFALDIDKQVPVYIDEVHAVSNESTVEVDNGFILEGQTIVPENASVPCIDIVLEEHTTFPENTGVEFIDISVPTTSHRANSTASVYTDDLSIAVQEFLHTIADQSAALCAEKGTCRIDGDEVKNCLDELLPSAEILLNLNNQAAAKQYFTEEGWLTVESILRILEDESLSDLKMPTKQKRKGRPKGSQQTVIGLPKKRGKNKLIPFFKRTVDEKEREILSWLGSVDSVMKASGGTLLDEEDLVGLSEDSLPYRCLDDYVDLTIVQKKFTSSAWLFILSIVKEKQQKGGYILCTYCNVFITTENDDAVECDFCLLWWHISCIKLKCKPKVKHWYCKSCR, from the exons atgcaaaaaatattttcggcTTACTGTGATATTGTCTTTGTTGATGCCACATACAAACTTAATGACCTCAGGATGCCACTGTATGTCATTATGATAGAAGACAGCTTAGGACAGAGTGAGGTTGCAGCAATTTGCTTACTTAACTCTGAAGAAAAGCCAGTTCTACAGCACCTTATAAAATGCTTTCAAAAGCATAATCCAGACTCCTCGGGGATAAAAGTAATAATGGCAGATAAAGATATAGTAGAAAGAGATGTTTTTAAAGAAGAATTTCCAGATGCTTCTCTGCTCATTTGTAAATTCCATGTATTAAGAACATTTAACCGTGAAATAACCACAGAAAAAATGGGCATTTCATCTGCCCAACGGTATGTTGCTTTAGAACTAATCCAGAAACTAGTACACAGCAGTTCAGAAGAAGATTATAATGCTAACCTTAAACTCATTGAGACAACATGTCCCAGGCAGATATTTAACTATATTGATACTAACTGGCATAATATACGCAATGAATGGGTTTTAGGGCTGACTTATTTCGAAGGATCTCTTATGAACACTACTAACAACAGAATTGAATCGTTCaaccaaaagttaaaacaagTTATTAAGCTGTATTCCGGCCTTGActtattttttgaaaactttatttCATTGATAGGCACACTAAGAAATGAAAGAGACTATAAAGGTAGTGTAGAGATTCAAAAAGTACCTGTTCACATAAAGGCAATGAATACCACATCTGCAGAATATAAGTATTCACAGCTCTTGACAGGCTATGCTAGTTATTTCGTTATAGATGAGTTAAAGAAGGCTAGAAAAATGGAGaccatttttaaaacaaccaaCAGTACTAGTCACTCTGATGATGATATGGAACTTAATACaaattcatgtacatgtaattttaGAAAGTCGATGGGACTACCTTgcaagcatattttttttgcaaggTTGATAATAAGTATTGAGTTATATGACACTGAGTTATGTGTAAGCAGATGGACTCGTTCATATTACAGGGAAAATACAAGACTTTTCAGTACAATGGTTTCTTCAAGTAAGAAATTTTGTAACAGTTCAAGCAATGTATCACAGGTTGTATATACAAGAAATACcacattacatgtattatcagAGAATCAGAAATATAAGAAGGCATTCTTTGTTGCTCAGAACTTAGCAGCTGCTTGTTCTGCTGTTGGAATGAAAGAATTTGTGTCAAGAATAAAACTGTTGACGGAAATAGAAGAGCTGTGGAAAAACAATCACACAGTTGAAGTTGAAGAATCTTGTACCG aATCATCAGCAAAAGCAGAGCCTGTGTTTGCTTTGGATATTGATAAGCAAGTACCAGTGTATATTGATGAAGTCCATGCAGTCTCAAATG AGTCCACTGTAGAAGTAGATAACGGTTTTATTCTTGAAGGACAGACAATAGTTCCTGAAAATGCTAGTGTTCCATGTATTGACATTGTTCTTGAGGAACATACTACTTTTCCTGAAAATACTGGTGTTGAATTTATTGACA TTTCAGTTCCTACAACCAGTCATAGAGCAAATAGTACAGCTAGTGTATATACTGATGATCTTAGTATAGCGGTTCAAG aatttcttCACACAATAGCTGACCAATCAGCTGCTCTTTGTGCTGAAAAGGGTACATGCAGAATTGATGGAGATGAAGTGAAGAATTGTTTGGATGAATTGCTACCATCAGCTGAAATATTATTAAATCTCAATAATCAGGCAGCAGCCAAACAATATTTCACAGAGGAGGGCTGGTTGACAGTAGAAAGTATATTAAGAATACTTGAAG atGAAAGCCTTAGTGATTTAAAGATgccaacaaaacaaaaaagaaagggGAGGCCAAAAGGAAGCCAACAGACTGTTATTGGTTTACCTAAAAAAAGAGGAAAGAACAAACTTATTCCTTTCTTTAAAAGAACAGTTGATGAAAAAGAAAGAG aaatacTTAGTTGGTTAGGTAGTGTAGATAGTGTAATGAAGGCATCAGGAGGGACATTACTGGATGAAGAAGATTTGGTTGGATTATCGGAGGACTCATTACCTTACCGATGTTTAGATGATTATGTTGATTTGACAATTGTTCAAAAAAAATTCACTTCATCTGCATGGTTGTTTATATTatctattgtaaaagaaaaacaacaaaagggtGGATATATTCTTTGTACATACTGTAATGTTTTTATTACTACAGAAAATGATGATGCTGTTGAATGTGACTTTTGTTTGTTGTGGTGGCATATAAGTTGtattaaattaaagtgcaaGCCAAAAGTTAAGCATTGGTATTGCAAATCATGCAGGTAA
- the LOC134683317 gene encoding uncharacterized protein LOC134683317 isoform X1 has translation MQKIFSAYCDIVFVDATYKLNDLRMPLYVIMIEDSLGQSEVAAICLLNSEEKPVLQHLIKCFQKHNPDSSGIKVIMADKDIVERDVFKEEFPDASLLICKFHVLRTFNREITTEKMGISSAQRYVALELIQKLVHSSSEEDYNANLKLIETTCPRQIFNYIDTNWHNIRNEWVLGLTYFEGSLMNTTNNRIESFNQKLKQVIKLYSGLDLFFENFISLIGTLRNERDYKGSVEIQKVPVHIKAMNTTSAEYKYSQLLTGYASYFVIDELKKARKMETIFKTTNSTSHSDDDMELNTNSCTCNFRKSMGLPCKHIFFARLIISIELYDTELCVSRWTRSYYRENTRLFSTMVSSSKKFCNSSSNVSQVVYTRNTTLHVLSENQKYKKAFFVAQNLAAACSAVGMKEFVSRIKLLTEIEELWKNNHTVEVEESCTESSAKAEPVFALDIDKQVPVYIDEVHAVSNESTVEVDNGFILEGQTIVPENASVPCIDIVLEEHTTFPENTGVEFIDISVPTTSHRANSTASVYTDDLSIAVQEFLHTIADQSAALCAEKGTCRIDGDEVKNCLDELLPSAEILLNLNNQAAAKQYFTEEGWLTVESILRILEDQYLKQIKRKEFPSNVSQKKGKGKKTSRKNCSPTKGIESEGNKRKRKRDVPDLENNICNDKDDTITFFPNVMETMQSLRGEIIDFIKMYDPKKVLPRVGNPINTVFKYHDGTRSLSDDQRDSITQYLCTFQEVRSLSHIDNASLIHSLIEFIIKRKTENDLHQNNESLSDLKMPTKQKRKGRPKGSQQTVIGLPKKRGKNKLIPFFKRTVDEKEREILSWLGSVDSVMKASGGTLLDEEDLVGLSEDSLPYRCLDDYVDLTIVQKKFTSSAWLFILSIVKEKQQKGGYILCTYCNVFITTENDDAVECDFCLLWWHISCIKLKCKPKVKHWYCKSCR, from the exons atgcaaaaaatattttcggcTTACTGTGATATTGTCTTTGTTGATGCCACATACAAACTTAATGACCTCAGGATGCCACTGTATGTCATTATGATAGAAGACAGCTTAGGACAGAGTGAGGTTGCAGCAATTTGCTTACTTAACTCTGAAGAAAAGCCAGTTCTACAGCACCTTATAAAATGCTTTCAAAAGCATAATCCAGACTCCTCGGGGATAAAAGTAATAATGGCAGATAAAGATATAGTAGAAAGAGATGTTTTTAAAGAAGAATTTCCAGATGCTTCTCTGCTCATTTGTAAATTCCATGTATTAAGAACATTTAACCGTGAAATAACCACAGAAAAAATGGGCATTTCATCTGCCCAACGGTATGTTGCTTTAGAACTAATCCAGAAACTAGTACACAGCAGTTCAGAAGAAGATTATAATGCTAACCTTAAACTCATTGAGACAACATGTCCCAGGCAGATATTTAACTATATTGATACTAACTGGCATAATATACGCAATGAATGGGTTTTAGGGCTGACTTATTTCGAAGGATCTCTTATGAACACTACTAACAACAGAATTGAATCGTTCaaccaaaagttaaaacaagTTATTAAGCTGTATTCCGGCCTTGActtattttttgaaaactttatttCATTGATAGGCACACTAAGAAATGAAAGAGACTATAAAGGTAGTGTAGAGATTCAAAAAGTACCTGTTCACATAAAGGCAATGAATACCACATCTGCAGAATATAAGTATTCACAGCTCTTGACAGGCTATGCTAGTTATTTCGTTATAGATGAGTTAAAGAAGGCTAGAAAAATGGAGaccatttttaaaacaaccaaCAGTACTAGTCACTCTGATGATGATATGGAACTTAATACaaattcatgtacatgtaattttaGAAAGTCGATGGGACTACCTTgcaagcatattttttttgcaaggTTGATAATAAGTATTGAGTTATATGACACTGAGTTATGTGTAAGCAGATGGACTCGTTCATATTACAGGGAAAATACAAGACTTTTCAGTACAATGGTTTCTTCAAGTAAGAAATTTTGTAACAGTTCAAGCAATGTATCACAGGTTGTATATACAAGAAATACcacattacatgtattatcagAGAATCAGAAATATAAGAAGGCATTCTTTGTTGCTCAGAACTTAGCAGCTGCTTGTTCTGCTGTTGGAATGAAAGAATTTGTGTCAAGAATAAAACTGTTGACGGAAATAGAAGAGCTGTGGAAAAACAATCACACAGTTGAAGTTGAAGAATCTTGTACCG aATCATCAGCAAAAGCAGAGCCTGTGTTTGCTTTGGATATTGATAAGCAAGTACCAGTGTATATTGATGAAGTCCATGCAGTCTCAAATG AGTCCACTGTAGAAGTAGATAACGGTTTTATTCTTGAAGGACAGACAATAGTTCCTGAAAATGCTAGTGTTCCATGTATTGACATTGTTCTTGAGGAACATACTACTTTTCCTGAAAATACTGGTGTTGAATTTATTGACA TTTCAGTTCCTACAACCAGTCATAGAGCAAATAGTACAGCTAGTGTATATACTGATGATCTTAGTATAGCGGTTCAAG aatttcttCACACAATAGCTGACCAATCAGCTGCTCTTTGTGCTGAAAAGGGTACATGCAGAATTGATGGAGATGAAGTGAAGAATTGTTTGGATGAATTGCTACCATCAGCTGAAATATTATTAAATCTCAATAATCAGGCAGCAGCCAAACAATATTTCACAGAGGAGGGCTGGTTGACAGTAGAAAGTATATTAAGAATACTTGAAG ATCAATATTTGAAGCAAATAAAAAGGAAAGAGTTTCCATCCAATGTTTCACAAAAGAAAGGAAAAG gcAAAAAAACTTCAAGAAAAAACTGTTCTCCAACCAAAGGTATAGAAAGTGAAGGAAATAAAAGGAAAAGGAAGAGGGACGTACCAGATCTTGAAAACAACATTTGTAATGATAAGGATGACACTATTACTTTCTTTCCTAATGTAATGGAAACCATGCAAAGCTTGAGAGGAGAAAttattgatttcattaaaatgtatgacCCCAAAAAAGTTCTGCCTCGAGTAGGAAATCCTATAAATACGGTGTTCAAATACCATGATGGGACTAGAAGTTTGAGCGATGATCAAAGAGACAGTATTACACAGTATTTATGTACTTTCCAAGAAGTTCGATCATTGTCTCATATAGATAATGCCAGTCTCATCCACAGCCTCATTGAGTttattatcaaaagaaaaactgaaaatgatCTTCATCAGAACA atGAAAGCCTTAGTGATTTAAAGATgccaacaaaacaaaaaagaaagggGAGGCCAAAAGGAAGCCAACAGACTGTTATTGGTTTACCTAAAAAAAGAGGAAAGAACAAACTTATTCCTTTCTTTAAAAGAACAGTTGATGAAAAAGAAAGAG aaatacTTAGTTGGTTAGGTAGTGTAGATAGTGTAATGAAGGCATCAGGAGGGACATTACTGGATGAAGAAGATTTGGTTGGATTATCGGAGGACTCATTACCTTACCGATGTTTAGATGATTATGTTGATTTGACAATTGTTCAAAAAAAATTCACTTCATCTGCATGGTTGTTTATATTatctattgtaaaagaaaaacaacaaaagggtGGATATATTCTTTGTACATACTGTAATGTTTTTATTACTACAGAAAATGATGATGCTGTTGAATGTGACTTTTGTTTGTTGTGGTGGCATATAAGTTGtattaaattaaagtgcaaGCCAAAAGTTAAGCATTGGTATTGCAAATCATGCAGGTAA